The Fusobacterium polymorphum genome segment AAAACTAACTCTCCAGGAAATTTTCCTGTTACAGCCAAGGCTATAGTTAAAGCAGGATTCATATGTGCTCCAGATACCCAACCTGTAACATAAGCTGGAATCATTACAGCAAAACCCCAACCAAAAGTGGTAACTATCCATCCTCCACCTTTTCCATAGCTATGTTTAAGGCTACAAGTCATATTAACCCCATTCCCTAACAATAATAAAAGTGTTGTTCCAACAAATTCTCCAATATACAAACTCATATTACTCATAATAAGCCTCCTTTTATATAAAAAATATATTGATTAAATTTTTTATATATAAATATATTATAACATATTTTTATATATAATAAAGAGTGTTAATCAAAAAAGATGTAATTATATAAAACTACTTAATCTTAATTAACACTCTCCTTATTAAAAATTAAACTCTTAATAGTTATTTTATTGAGAATCCTCCAACAAGAACACATCTTCTATTTCTTGCAAAGCTTCTAGCAGATGTAAGTCCTTCTCCTGTTGGTCCTGCTATTGTAAATGTTACATGTCCTTCTCCGCCTATTCCTATTCCTGCATAAGAAGGTCCATTTTTAACAAGTATTGTTGTTTCCATTTCTCTTGCATATTTTGATAATATGTCAATATTTTTAGAATGAATTACAGCTGTATGTCTTAAGCCCTTTTCTAATTCTTTAGCAACTTTAATTCCTTCTAAGGCATCTTTAACTTTTACTATTGGAAGAATAGGCATCAATAATTCTTCAACAGCAAATGGGTGATTTTTATCTGTTTCAACAATTATAACTTTAATTTCATCTCCCACTTCTATTCCTATTTGTTTTAGAAGATATTTAGCATCTTTTCCAACATATTTTCTATCTGGTGAATTATTTTTTAAAACTATAGATAATAATTTTTCTATAAGTTCTTTATCTTTTAAAAGATATGCACCATTTTTTTGCATTTCAAAAATTAAATAATTTACTATTGAGTCAACAGCAATAACTTCTTTTTCAGCTGTACAAGGAAGATTATTGTCAAAACTACAACCTGCAATTATATCTTTTGCAGCTTTTTCTATATCAGCAGTTTCATCAACTAAAACTGGTGGATTTCCTGCTCCAGCTCCTATTGCTTTTTTACCACTAGACATAACAGTTTTTACAACCCCTGGTCCTCCTGTTGCAACAACCATTTTAATATTAGGGTTTGCTATTATTTTCTCAGTATTTTCTATACTAGGTTCTGCAATAGTAACTACTAAATTATCAGGTCCTCCAGCTTTTTTTATAGCTTCATTTATAAGTTCAACTGCCCTAATTGAAGTTCTTTTAGCTCCAGGGTGAGGGGCAAATATAACAGCATTTCCAGCAGCTATCATTCCAATAGAATTACAGATTACTGTTTCACTTGGGTTTGTTGAAGGAGTTATAGCTCCAATCACTCCATAAGGAGATAGTTCCATAACAGTAAGTCCATCGTCTCCACTGAAAGCAAAAGCTTTTAAATCTTCTAAACCAGGTGTTTTTTCAATAGCAATTCTATTTTTTAATTCCTTATCGGCAACTCTACCCATACCAGTTTCTTTTACAGCAAGTTCAGATAATTCAGTAATATGACTTTTTAATGTATCTCTTATTGAGGCAATAATTCTTTCTCTCAATTCAAGTTTTGAAGAGAATAAAACCGTTTGAGCTTTCTTTGCCTCAGCAATAGCTTCATCTACATTTTTAAATACTCCATTTGTAGAATTATTTGAAGTAGAGACACCACCTTCAGTCATTTTTTTCATTATTAATTCTACTATTTCTTCTATGTTATTTACTTCAAATTCCATAAATTCTCCTCTCAATTAAATAGTTTCAAAAGCTTTTACACAAGCCCTTGCTATTTCCATATCTTCTTGAGCACTTCCTCCACTTACTCCTACTGCTCCAACTATCTTTCCATCAACTTTTAAAAGCATACCTCCACCAAAAACAATGTATTTTGGATCTGATTGTAAGCCATAGAACATAGCTCCTGGTTGAACTAGTGCTGTTAAGTCTTGAGTATTTAATTTTAGTGCAGCAGCAGTATAAGCTTTTTTATATGCAACTTCAACACTTACTAATATTGCATTATCCATTCTTTCTTCTATTATTAGATTTCCTTCAGGATTTACAACAGCAAAGACAGCTGCAATATTCATTTCTTTTGCCTTTCTTTCTCCTACTCTAATAATTTTTCTAGCCTTTTCCAAAGATAAATTATTATCCATATCAATAGAAGATAATTTTTCAGAAACAAGTTCCATAACATACTTAACCATAACTTTTTCTTGTATAAATTTGTATACAATATGTAAAAAATCACGACTTTTATTTATATAGTTTATTAGTTCTAATTTAATTCTTCTACTTTTAGAAAGTAAAAGAAATCTTCTTTGAATCTTTTTAATAATTATATATAGAAGATAAGCTATTAAAACTTCCTCATTTTCTTCAGGAGTTTTATATTCATCATTTAAAGAAAGAATATTAGAATATTTTAGGATACAGTTTTCTATATTTTTAGTTTCAAAAGACACATTTTTTTTATCTTTTATAAGTAAAAATTTTTTAGAAAGTTCTTTTAATATATTTGAAAAATCTTGATTATCTATAAACTTATCAAGCTTTTTTATAAGGTTAATAGCTTCATCTATATGATTAAAAATACTTTTTTCTAAACTTGTATTAATATCAGTGTTTAAAATAATATTTTCATCAAAATCAGATTTTTCAATGAAACTCTTTATTAAGTTTATATCCATTTTTATCACCTAAGATTGTTCTACACTGTCAACTATTGAAATTATTGCAGAGTCTATTGGATAATCTTTTTCATCATCAAAGGCAAACCTTGCAACATCACCTGTTGCTATAAGAACCTTGTCTCCTATTCCAGCCCCAACATTATCAAGGCTTATTATTTCTCCACCAATAACTTCAT includes the following:
- a CDS encoding aldehyde dehydrogenase family protein — protein: MEFEVNNIEEIVELIMKKMTEGGVSTSNNSTNGVFKNVDEAIAEAKKAQTVLFSSKLELRERIIASIRDTLKSHITELSELAVKETGMGRVADKELKNRIAIEKTPGLEDLKAFAFSGDDGLTVMELSPYGVIGAITPSTNPSETVICNSIGMIAAGNAVIFAPHPGAKRTSIRAVELINEAIKKAGGPDNLVVTIAEPSIENTEKIIANPNIKMVVATGGPGVVKTVMSSGKKAIGAGAGNPPVLVDETADIEKAAKDIIAGCSFDNNLPCTAEKEVIAVDSIVNYLIFEMQKNGAYLLKDKELIEKLLSIVLKNNSPDRKYVGKDAKYLLKQIGIEVGDEIKVIIVETDKNHPFAVEELLMPILPIVKVKDALEGIKVAKELEKGLRHTAVIHSKNIDILSKYAREMETTILVKNGPSYAGIGIGGEGHVTFTIAGPTGEGLTSARSFARNRRCVLVGGFSIK
- a CDS encoding GlcG/HbpS family heme-binding protein, with translation MDINLIKSFIEKSDFDENIILNTDINTSLEKSIFNHIDEAINLIKKLDKFIDNQDFSNILKELSKKFLLIKDKKNVSFETKNIENCILKYSNILSLNDEYKTPEENEEVLIAYLLYIIIKKIQRRFLLLSKSRRIKLELINYINKSRDFLHIVYKFIQEKVMVKYVMELVSEKLSSIDMDNNLSLEKARKIIRVGERKAKEMNIAAVFAVVNPEGNLIIEERMDNAILVSVEVAYKKAYTAAALKLNTQDLTALVQPGAMFYGLQSDPKYIVFGGGMLLKVDGKIVGAVGVSGGSAQEDMEIARACVKAFETI
- a CDS encoding EutN/CcmL family microcompartment protein; this translates as MFLAKIVGKIVSVTKNEGLHGKKILIAVPINMNDEVIGGEIISLDNVGAGIGDKVLIATGDVARFAFDDEKDYPIDSAIISIVDSVEQS